The Arachis duranensis cultivar V14167 chromosome 9, aradu.V14167.gnm2.J7QH, whole genome shotgun sequence genomic sequence caacttcttatttagctCTTTCCTTAACTCTTCTATAAAGACGATATCATCAGCAAAAAATATACACCATAGCACAAGCTCTTCGatatgctctgtgagtactCCCAAGactaatgtaaaaaaataaagactTAAAGATAATCCCTGATGTAATCTTATACCAATAAAAATATTCCTCTATCACACCAcattgagtcttcacactagttatAACTCATGTATTTAATTGCAAAATATATGCGATTCTTATTCTCTTcctttctaaaaccttccataaaatatttttatatggtGATTGTTTATTTTATGTTGACAAACAAtgttattttgatataaatattattcACAAAAGCAAAGTTGTGTTAGTATATTTTCAAAGCAAGAGATGTAACCAAATATTTATCACTATTCACAATTATTAGGAACTAGTAATATGCTTACCGATTTTCGTATTTatgcaattaaaaagattaaatataaattttaaaatttatacttaAGAGTTAAGTTTTAAAATGCAAGCagaattttttctaattttagttCGAAGGAGAAATTCCTTCTTCAAGAGACAATTTCCGGTGGTCAGAAAGAGGTCTTGCTGTCTCGGGAGTTTTTAAGTTACAATTGTTTAACGCTATTTATCGATGGCGATCTCATTCCCTAGTGTTCTTCACAAATAAACTCTAGAATTACAATTTACATGCAATATTGTTAGACACCTAAATCCGGACAGCAATATTAAGCATAAAGTTCTTGGGAAATGCAAATATTATCATTTCCAGTTTCCACTTACCTAAGGAAAACTATTTGTATACTGACATCCCAAACCTGGGTAACAGTTACATAAGGAGAGAAAATCTTACGATATGATTCTTAGCGAGGGTGGGCAACTGTGTTGACATTGGGTTGGCTTCATGATCGGGTAATGGCATGGCATCAATCTCTACCAAACTTATAGCCCCACTCTATAGCCAACTTTCCCTGCACTTCCAATAACTAATGAATTCAGTACTTAACATATGACAAAATCTCTTGCTCTAAATTCTGGTTATGCAGAGACCTCTACAGTTGTAGGAAAACTTCAATAGCAACAGCAACGACACTATTGGGGTGCCATAATCAGACATTCTAAAGCTAAGAAAACTCGTACGTCGCACAACGCCCCTCCCCTCCAACCCCAAAAGAAAGTATAGTCTAGTTAATAAAAGTAAACTAAAACTAGCCATCAGAAATTAATCATAAATGCTTGATTAAACATACCTATCAACTCTGAATGCTTTGTCTATCAACAGCCAAAATAATGACGCACCGTGAGAGGCAGCTAGTCCACGTAAATGATACCTTCATCAGGATCTACATCATCCCAATTATCATCATCATGTGCCGATGAATCCGAGAGCTCCCCGTTTTGATTCTCCAAActcttctcattttttattttatctaatatTGCAATCACCTGAAATTTTGAAATGGTGGATGCATCAAATCAGTAATCGCTcacagaaaagaaaacaaaaagtgtcCTAAAAGTTGCTCAAACTTGGGGCAAAAAAATGCCATGCATAAGTGAGCACTTGCTACAGAAGCATGCTGGTGGATGATGACATATATGTTTATACCAGAATACAAGAAAGAGTGACAAGCAAGTTTGTTATGAGCTATGTTATGTGTATTCTAAAGAAAAATGCAAAATTTGGGATCTTGATAAagaagagaggaggaagagaatgTGGAAGGAGCAACAGATGTGTAACCATATAAACACAATCTTACCCTGCTTCCTCTCTCAAAAGACTCATCCTCTATAAAGCGTATCTCAGGAGTCAAGCGAAGCTTCATACGCCTACCGAGCACACTGCGGACGTATTTGGCCTTAGACTTCAATCCAGCCATGGCAACTTCCTTCCCTCTTTCATCTCCAAAAACGGACACATACACCTTAACCACCTATCATTGTTGAGCAATCAAATTACACGTAAACAAAGCACAGCGAAATTGATGCTGTTCCAAACCAATTAGGTGAGCAAGGAATCATCTAAATATAAGTTGTTGAATAtggaaaagacacaaaacagtATACCTGCAAGTCGGAAGAGACTTCAACATCACTTATGGTGGTCAGAGATGAGAGGTAGCGGTCAGCGCCCAAGGAAGCTTCTGGAAGAACCGCAAACTGCAAGACTTTGTCTGTGAGGAGCATATCAGAAAGCTCCCTCTGAATCTGCTTCGCCACCATCTTCACTCTCCTAGGATTGGCCATGCACCTCACgctcctactcctactcctaccaACAAAATCCTGCCCCGGCTGCACACTTCCACTAAGACCACGCCTCTGAACAGGGTTCATTGTTGTTGCGGTTGAGCTTGGTGGTGCAAGGATGTGATTCCGCCATCCACATGGGCATGGTAATATCAGTGGTGGATAAAGCAGGTATGTCATTGCTCTCTCAGATTCACCAAACTGCCAAGGTAATAAACTCACAGTTTTTACATAAACTTCAAAGGAAGATAAAGCATAATTCGTTTTATTGAAAAATCTAGGAAGCAAAATGAGCAAAGGCAATACAAAGAAGGGGAATTCAGGGCAAAACAGAAGAGAAACAACATAAAGTTACTATCAAAACCAAACTAATCTACATccaaaattatttaatcatGGTAATAAAATCGCAACTATCAGTATCCGCTGGAGCACTCCTTTAATCAAGACACACCTTTAACACCTTCATATGTCGCTTACACAATTGCCAAACTGCCAAGGTAGTAAACTCGTAGCTTTTACATCAACTCCGGAGGAAGATAAAAAAGCATAATTCGTTTTACTGAAAAATCTAGGAAGGAAAATGAGAAAAGCCAATACAAAGAAGGGGAATTCAAGGTAAAACAGATGAGAAAACAACATAAAGTTACTATCAAAACCAAACTAATCTACATCCAAACATTATTCAATCATGGTAATAAAATCGCAACTATGAGCACCCTTTAAATTTAATCAAGACACATCTTTAACACCTTCATATGCTGCTTTAGGGATGTCAACAGGGCGGGGCGAGGGCGGGGGAGGCCTCCCTGCTCCCTGTCCCCAAACCCCAAAACCCTCCCCGTTCCCGGCCCAATCCCCGCCATGGGAGATAATTGAACCCTATCCCCATTCCCCGTCTCCCTGCAGTCCCCACATGGATCCCATTTCCCATTCCCCAATTCTCTCCATAATTCTTATTAATTGagtaacaatatataatattacaatTTACACCATCTAATTGaataaaaatgaagaaagatgTTCAACTGAAAGTATAATTAGCAAAAGAGAGATGAAGCACTCCAATAAATTACAAGTACAAACTATAAGGTGTAATCTAGTTATTATTGTCTGCCGTGGATGTTCTAAGAGACCAAAAATAAATCTAATAAAATACATATACAACACATTTCATCCATCCCTTGGTTCAGAAAGACTCCAACAATATTTAAACACTGGATTTTCTGCTTTCTCCTATGCTATAGAAATTCAACACTggattttccttttttctccgTTAACTGCCACAGAAATTCACGATTCCACCAAAATCAGTCATAAGCAACACTGGATTTTCCATTTTATTCCCCTACCGTACAAATCAAAATTAAGACCAAGCATTATAAAGACCTTGCCACGATTAAGTTATTAAAATCCAACATAAATCAGAGGAGGGAGAGAGGGGAGAGGGATTACCGGATGTAAGCACGGCAGTTATGGAGGGAGTTGGGTTTAGAGGGCGAAGGGAAGAGGACTGACGACAAGGAAGACGAGCGAGCGAGGCAGAGCACGGCGGAGCGGACGCGAGCGGCGGCACCCAAAGAACCGGGGGGCAGTGTGTGTGAGTACTGAGGAGTGGTTGGGTCTTGGGTGAGGGCAAGACGCCGCAACCAGTGAGGGAGACGACGAGGGGCTGTGAGTGAGTGAATCTGACAAGAGATTAGTAGGCTAGGCTATATTTTTTTAGGCTCGGTTTGGTTTGTGTATGTATTGGAATATAGACATTAATATATAGATATTTGAGATATAGACATATAATATTTGTATTTATGTATAGTGTTTGACAATAATAAACATGACATTAGTATAATGTCTAATACTATATTTGATTGCAAAACACAATAACACTACATAactaaaaatgattattttatcttcataaattaaattaaaaaataattaatattaaaaataaaaaaaaaaactaaaataaaaactctttttcttcaaaatttttttgttagttattCCTATCTCCAAAAAACTTCCTTCTCTTAAATTGTTCTCCTCT encodes the following:
- the LOC107466565 gene encoding probable ribosome-binding factor A, chloroplastic isoform X1; protein product: MTYLLYPPLILPCPCGWRNHILAPPSSTATTMNPVQRRGLSGSVQPGQDFVGRSRSRSVRCMANPRRVKMVAKQIQRELSDMLLTDKVLQFAVLPEASLGADRYLSSLTTISDVEVSSDLQVVKVYVSVFGDERGKEVAMAGLKSKAKYVRSVLGRRMKLRLTPEIRFIEDESFERGSRVIAILDKIKNEKSLENQNGELSDSSAHDDDNWDDVDPDEGIIYVD
- the LOC107466565 gene encoding probable ribosome-binding factor A, chloroplastic isoform X2, translated to MTYLLYPPLILPCPCGWRNHILAPPSSTATTMNPVQRRGLSGSVQPGQDFVGRSRSRSVRCMANPRRVKMVAKQIQRELSDMLLTDKVLQFAVLPEASLGADRYLSSLTTISDVEVSSDLQVYVSVFGDERGKEVAMAGLKSKAKYVRSVLGRRMKLRLTPEIRFIEDESFERGSRVIAILDKIKNEKSLENQNGELSDSSAHDDDNWDDVDPDEGIIYVD